The following coding sequences lie in one Silene latifolia isolate original U9 population chromosome 5, ASM4854445v1, whole genome shotgun sequence genomic window:
- the LOC141655658 gene encoding uncharacterized protein LOC141655658, which translates to MTNTTQSASNNSSVVSIVQVENPGTKISHIVFNGNNYDEWARAFRLALLAKDKMGYIDGSIVKPSETADDFKIWRSTNALVTAWIYATIEVDLAKSISYRPEAKQVWDNIRQRFNQDNEARIYRLKSAISSCRQAPTESIMAYYGRLTSLWDELMEHDAISSCSCKVCPCDWVSLFDSRREKDRVRDFLMGLDDRFDNARSQILGVTPLPNLNIVYNRLLQEEGVRSLSKSVSETRPEPMAFAAKVHHGSKSGHGGGRDYSVHSHNSNNTNNANTAINNNPNRPYCIVCKKHGHYLRTCFRVTGNWPDYWGDRPRDRVYIDPNATDLSQAVFVPDPRRNKQQHTGSNSTGPRAHMAAASGSNSGNGTSTSHPSLNNFDRIDFNSLDARELEEISQMWKNRSTANNDRLSGNFSTLSWIIDTGASHHMSGCISHFTNLHSITPLSVGLPNGDTAIASQSGDIHLSPRLILRNDRASKMVIGAGEQREGLYFLKGVQNDKVPQWREAMQNEIDALERNNTWTIEPLPPHKKAIGSKWVYKIKYHADGSIERYKARLVIMGNRQIEGIDFQETFAPTVKMVTVRTLLAIAAAKN; encoded by the exons ATGACAAATACGACACAATCTGCATCAAACAATTCCTCGGTTGTCTCGATTGTTCAAGTCGAGAACCCGGGTACCAAGATTTCTCATATCGTGTTTAATGGTAACAATTATGACGAATGGGCTCGTGCGTTCCGTCTCGCCCTACTTGCAAAAGACAAGATGGGTTATATTGACGGGTCCATCGTCAAACCATCTGAAACTGCCGATGACTTCAAAATATGGCGCTCTACCAACGCCCTAGTCACGGCATGGATATACGCTACCATCGAAGTCGATTTAGCGAAATCGATCTCCTATCGTCCCGAAGCCAAGCAGGTGTGGGACAATATACGTCAACGATTCAATCAAGACAATGAGGCTCGTATTTATCGTCTCAAATCTGCCATCTCCTCATGTCGACAGGCTCCAACCGAGTCTATCATGGCGTATTATGGTCGACTTACCAGTCTATGGGACGAGTTGATGGAGCATGACGCCATTTCTTCATGCTCGTGCAAGGTTTGTCCGTGTGATTGGGTAAGTCTTTTCGATTCTCGTCGTGAAAAAGATCGAGTTCGTGATTTTTTAATGGGTTTAGATGATAGATTCGATAACGCACGTTCTCAAATCCTTGGTGTGACCCCTCTTCCCAATCTTAATATTGTCTATAATCGCTTACTGCAAGAAGAGGGTGTTCGTTCCCTTTCCAAATCGGTCTCTGAAACTCGACCCGAACCGATGGCTTTTGCTGCCAAGGTACACCATGGCTCGAAATCAGGTCACGGTGGGGGTCGGGATTATTCTGTTCATTCCCATAATTCCAATAATACTAATAATGCTAATACCGCTATTAATAACAATCCCAATAGACCTTACTGTATCGTCTGTAAAAAGCATGGCCATTACCTACGCACATGTTTTCGAGTTACGGGAAATTGGCCCGATTATTGGGGTGATCGTCCCCGAGATCGAGTCTATATTGACCCCAATGCAACCGACCTAAGTCAGGCCGTGTTTGTGCCTGATCCTCGACGCAACAAACAGCAGCACACAGGCTCTAATTCGACGGGTCCTCGGGCTCATATGGCTGCCGCTTCCGGTTCGAATTCTGGTAATGGCACCTCTACCTCCCATCCTTCTCTTAACAACTTTGACAGGATTGATTTCAATAGTCTTGATGCTCGGGAACTCGAGGAGATAAGCCAAATGTGGAAAAATCGTTCAACCGCGAATAATGATCGTCTCAGTGGTAACTTCTCTACTCTATCTTGGATTATCGACACAGGTGCTTCGCACCATATGTCGGGATGTATTTCTCACTTCACTAATTTACATTCTATTACACCATTGTCTGTGGGTCTCCCAAATGGAGACACGGCTATAGCAAGCCAAAGTGGTGACATACATCTTTCTCCCCGTCTTATTTTACGCAAT GACCGTGCCTCGAAGATGGTGATTGGTGCGGGTGAGCAACGTGAGGGACTCTATTTCCTTAAAGGTGTCCAGAATGACAAG GTACCGCAATGGCGCGAGGCAATGCAAAATGAGATCGATGCTCTAGAACGCAACAATACATGGACAATCGAACCCCTCCCACCTCACAAAAAGGCGATTGGTTCGAAATGGGTCTACAAAATCAAGTATCATGCGGATGGTTCAATTGAGCGATACAAAGCTCGCCTTGTTATCATGGGTAATCGTCAAATAGAAGGAATTGATTTTCAAGAGACATTTGCACCGACTGTCAAAATGGTAACAGTCCGTACTCTCCTAGCCATCGCTGCCGCAAAGAATTGA